Sequence from the Pseudomonadota bacterium genome:
GATTGCAAGCGTATGCATAAACCCATTCATGCCACCCTTTGAAGCTGTATAATGAGAAGCCCCTGGAAGCCCAACACGTGGACCTGAAATAGATGATGTAAAAATAATACGCCCATTTTTTTGTTTTTTCATCGCAGGAAGACAAGCTTTAGCCACATGAAAAGAACTTGTTAAATTGGTTTCGATTATATTATTCCATTGATCTAAATCCATATCTTCAAAGCGGACAAATGAGTAGATTCCTGCATTATGAATTAAAATATCAATCCGTCCATGTTTTTGTAAAACTTCCGCTGCCATATTTTCCATGTCTTGAGCTTTTGAAACATCCGCCACAACATAAGAAGCTTCTCCTCCTGCTGATTTAATATCATTTGTAACTTTTTTTAAATCTGCTTCGGTTCGGCTCACAAGAACAACTTTTGCTCCTTCAGATGCAAAAACTTTAGAAATTCCACGTCCTATTCCTTTGCTTGCTCCTGTGATGATGGCAACTTTTCCATGTAGACGTGAATGACAGTAAGTCTTTTCACAGAGCATTAAACATACGAAAAATAGAAGAGACACAATACGTAAAATCATAAATAATCCTCCTAGAAAAACTCATATTGTTAAAGAAAAGTTAATTTTTTAATGCTTTGTAACTTTACTCACGTCAATAAGCAAGCTTTAATATGACAATATCTTATTGAAACACGACCCCAGGATTTCTCTTTAGAAAAATTCATAAATTTTATTCGGAAAATAGGAAAACACTTTATGCATATTAAAGCTTTCAAAACTGCTCGTATTGAAGGAAAGAACAGTTGTCTCGAAGATATTATTGAGGACGCTCTTCCTAAACTTGAGAATGGAGATATTCTTGCTTTAACGTCTAAAATTGTTAGCCTTTGTCAAGGGCGATATATTTGTAAAGAGGAAACTTCCAAATATGATCTCATTTGCCAAGAAGCTGACCTCCTTCTTCAAACAGATCAAAACCCATATAATTTATTTCTCACGATCAAAGACGGACTTCTCATTCCAAGCGCTGGTATTGATGCGTCAAACGGATTAAATGTTTATATTCTCTATCCTAAAGACATTCAAGAAGTTGCCTTTTCATTATGGAATCATTTACGA
This genomic interval carries:
- a CDS encoding SDR family oxidoreductase, which produces MLCEKTYCHSRLHGKVAIITGASKGIGRGISKVFASEGAKVVLVSRTEADLKKVTNDIKSAGGEASYVVADVSKAQDMENMAAEVLQKHGRIDILIHNAGIYSFVRFEDMDLDQWNNIIETNLTSSFHVAKACLPAMKKQKNGRIIFTSSISGPRVGLPGASHYTASKGGMNGFMHTLAIELAKYNITVNAVEPGNIMSEGFDMLGDEHKKRILAAIPMGRLGVPEDIAYADVFLASDEAQYITGQSIIVDGGQVLPESHHMEY